A window from Purpureocillium takamizusanense chromosome 3, complete sequence encodes these proteins:
- the MAK5 gene encoding RNA helicase (EggNog:ENOG503NUN6~COG:A): MGPPSSKKRKLPAAPGPEPKRSKTKKPVAAASKKAKSDPKKPSGRIVDVASLAWQTVGEEDFGGLQVITGVNVVKYAQGVQFVVSDDAEQKQKQRNPADESESNNNVSEEEPFEGFGDDPVAGQHIDTGEAGHPPDDAEGAQRGPATQGKTAKNKSRQDDKQHQQLEAKTTKKKANSHPTEDALLQKSAAHKARGGNSQNAFEALNGAEEDGDGGVDVAAWVALNLSPRILSAIAKLGFTKPTIIQKRAIPQIVAGVDVIGKAQTGSGKTLAFGIPIVEKWLEKYDGNEEEGSAQKKTKGPMAVVLSPTRELAKQLGDHLKALCDGLPSAPYICVVTGGLSIQKQQRQLEKADIVIGTPGRLWEVMDGDIKLQDALTRIDFLVVDEADRLFKAGQFKEAENIIGALDRRDPEAGGSDHDSEQDEDGEQSHRQTLVFSATFDKDLQTKLAGKGKKAFASGNDEEKMAYLMKCLKFRGEPKFIDVNPVSQMAEGLKEGLIECGAMEKDLFLYTVLLLNPGRRTLVFTNSISAVRRLTPLLQHLQLPLVLPLHSQMAQKARLRSLERFAAQRNAVLVATDVAARGLDIHEVDQVVHYHVPRAADTYIHRSGRTARGDRSGVSVILCSPDEVIPTRRLAAKVHAERSSSKAKQHLIQMLPVDRKIATRLKPRVDLAKRIADAVLAKEKGHSEDQWLRNAADELGVEYDSDDFEGQQNALGRGGRGGGRRRKEKEARALSKAEMGALKAQLREELSRRVNLGVSERYITGGRVDVAALLRERDTMTGGIFLGGDNLGLGL; this comes from the exons ATGGGGCCTCCGTCCagcaagaagcgcaagctcCCCGCCGCACCCGGTCCTGAGCCGAAGCGAAGcaagacgaagaagcccgtcgccgcggcgagcaaGAAGGCCAAGTCCGACCCCAAAAAGCCGTCGGgacgcatcgtcgacgttgCTTCGTTGGCGTGGCAGacggtcggcgaggaggacttTGGTGGTCTCCAGGTGATCACAGGCGTCAACGTCGTCAAGTATGCGCAGGGCGTGCAGTTTGTCgtgagcgacgacgccgagcagaagcagaagcaaAGAAACCCCGCGGACGAGAGCGAAAGCAACAACAATGTCTCGGAGGAAGAGCCTTTTGAAGGGTTTGGCGACGACCCTGTGGCGGGCCAACATATCGATACCGGCGAAGCTGGCCATCCTCCGGACGACGCTGAGGGCGCGCAACGCGGTCCAGCGACTCAAGGCAAGACTGCGAAGAACAAGAGCCGGCAAGACGacaagcagcaccagcagctggAGGCCAAAACAACGAAGAAGAAAGCAAACTCGCACCCGACCGAAGATGCCCTACTACAAAAGTCCGCTGCGCACAAAGCCAGGGGCGGCAACAGCCAGAATGCGTTTGAGGCGCTCAAcggcgccgaagaagacggcgacggaggcgtcgacgtggcGGCCTGGGTGGCTCTGAACCTGTCGCCGCGCATTCTCTCGGCCATCGCAAAGCTAGGCTTCACCAAGCCCACCATAATACAAAAACGTGCGATTCCGCAGATCGTCGCTGGAGTGGACGTCATCGGCAAGGCGCAGACGGGATCCGGAAAGACCTTGGCGTTTGGCATTCCTATTGTGGAGAAGTGGCTCGAAAAGTACGATGGtaacgaggaggagggcagcgcgCAGAAAAAGACGAAGGGGCccatggccgtggtgctGAGTCCGACTAGAGAGCTTGCCAAACAGCTCGGCGACCATCTCAAGGCTCTATGTGACGGTctcccgtcggcgccgtacATCTGTGTTGTTACTGGTGGTCTTAGCatccagaagcagcagcgccagctaGAAAAGGCCGATATCGTCATTGGTACGCCGGGTCGACTGTGGGAGGTCATGGACGGAGACATCAAGCTCCAGGACGCCCTCACGCGCATTGACTTTCTCGTCGTAGACGAGGCTGATCGTCTGTTCAAGGCTGGTCAGTTCAAGGAGGCGGAAAACATCATTGGTGCCTTGGATAGGCGGGATCCCGAGGCTGGCGGCTCTGATCATGACTcggagcaggacgaggacggcgaacAGTCGCACAGGCAGACGCTCGTGTTCTCGGCTACGTTCGACAAGGACCTGCAGACTAAGCtggcgggcaagggcaagaaggcgTTCGCGTcgggcaacgacgaggagaagatggCGTATCTGATGAAGTGCCTCAAATTTCGCGGCGAGCCCAAGTTCATCGACGTAAATCCCGTGAGCCAGATGGCTGAGGGTCTCAAGGAGGGCCTAATTGAATGCGGCGCTATGGAGAAG GATCTCTTCCTCTACACCGTCCTGCTCCTCAATCCCGGCCGGCGCACTCTTGTCTTCACAAACTCCATCTctgccgtccgccgcctcacccccctcctccagcaCCTTCAGTTacccctcgtcctcccgcTGCACTCCCAGATGGCCCAAAAGGCTCGTCTCCGCTCCCTCGAACGCTTTGCCGCCCAGCGcaacgccgtcctcgtcgccaccgatgtcgccgcccgcggtcTCGATATCCACGAAGTCGATCAGGTCGTTCACTATCACGTGCCCCGTGCTGCAGACACATACATCCACCGCTCCGGCCGCACCGCCCGTGGCGACCGCTCCGGCGTCAGCGTCATCCTCTGCTCCCCCGACGAGGTCATCcccacgcgccgcctcgccgccaaggtccACGCCGAACGCTCTTCCAGCAAGGCAAAGCAGCACCTTATCCAGATGCTCCCCGTGGACCGCAAAATCGCCACCCGCCTCAAGCCCCGCGTCGACCTCGCTAAGCGCATTGCCGACGCCGTTCTCGCCAAGGAAAAGGGTCACAGTGAGGACCAGTGGCTCCGtaacgccgccgacgagctcggcgttgAGTACGACTCGGACGATTTCGAGGGGCAGCAAAACGCCCTCGGGcgcggtggccgaggcggtggccgCAGAcgcaaggagaaggaggcgcgcgcgctgagCAAGGCTGAGATGGGCGCGCTCAAGGCTCAGCTCAGGGAGGAGCTATCACGCCGGGTGAACCTGGGCGTGAGCGAGAGGTACATtaccggcgggcgggtggacgtggcggcgctcTTGCGCGAAAGAGATACCATGACGGGCGGCATTTTCTTGGGCGGCGATAACTTGGGCCTGGGTCTGTAA